The genome window CATGGATTCCTACCGTTCAAAGAAGTTGCCCGCACCTACTTTAAAGAGGGTATTGATGTCCGTAATGCCTCTATTAAAGATGCATTACGCGAAGGCCAAGAAATCATTGTTCAGGTAGAAAAAGAAGAGCGCGGCCAAAAAGGCGCTGCCCTTACCTCTTTCATCTCCTTAGCTGGTCGTTATTTGGTATTGATGCCAAATAATCCCCGTGGAGGTGGTGTTTCACGCCGTATTGAGGGTGAAGACCGTCAAGAGCTCCGTGAAGCCATGTCTCAGCTCCAGGTTCCAGATGGCATGAGCATCATTGCTCGTACAGCCGGCATTGGCCGCGATGCCACTGAGTTGCAGTGGGACTTAAGCTACCTCATGCAGTTATGGACTGCAATTGATGAGGCCGCTAAAGGCAATTCAGCACCTTTATTAATCTATCTCGAATCCAGCTTGGTGATTCGTGCGATTCGTGACTACTTCCAGCCAGATATTGGCGAGATTCTCATCGATACCGATGATATCTATGAGCAAGCTGCGGCATTTATGTCTGTAGTGATGCCAGATAACCTACCGAGAGTGAAGCGTTACCAGGACGATGTTCCACTGTTCTCACGCTTCCAAATTGAGCACCAAATTGAAACTGCGTACTCACGTACCGTGCCATTGCCTTCTGGTGGCGCAATCGTAATTGACCATACTGAAGCTTTGGTTTCTGTAGACGTTAACTCCGCACGCGCAACTCGCGGCTCAGATATTGAAGAGACCGCAACCCGTACTAACTTAGAAGCTGCCGATGAAATCGCCCGCCAAGCACGTTTACGTGACTTGGGTGGCCTGATCGTCATCGACTTCATCGACATGGAATCGAGCAAGGCGCAAAAAGATGTAGAGAATCGCTTACGCGATGCTCTGCGTCATGACCGCGCTCGCGTTCAAATGGGCAAGATCTCTAAGTTTGGCTTGATGGAAATGTCTCGTCAACGTTTGCGCCCTGCTTTATCTGAAGGTAGCCACGTGACCTGCCCACGCTGTAACGGTACTGGCCATATTCGCGATACTGAATCCTCTGCATTGCAAGTCTTGCGCATCATCCAAGAAGAAGCAATGAAAGAAAATACAGCCGCTATCCATACACAGGTTCCAGTCGAAGTTGCCGCGTTCCTATTAAACGAAAAGCGTCCTGAAGTAATCAAGATTGAGACTCGCTTCAAAGTGAACGTCTTGATGATTCCAAATAAGCATTTAGAAACTCCACATTACAAGCTTGAGCGTTTGCGTCATGACGATCCACGTCTTGATGACCAAAAAGCGAGCTACGTAATGGCTGAAGAAGCTGCGCGTGAGCTTGAGACTGACACTGCCGTAAGCCGCAAAGATGCGGACGTTAAAGCTCGTCCAGAAGCCGCTGTTAAGGGCATCACACCAAATGCACCGGCTCCAGTAAGTCAACCACGTCCGGCACGTGCCGATAAAACCACAACTGAAACTGCAAGCACTGGTGGATTCTTTGGGTTTATTAAGAGCCTATTTTCTTCATCGCCAGCTCCAGAAGTAAAACCAACTCCTAGCGCTCCACGTGGCCGCAATCAAAACAATCGCAATGGCAATCGCAATCGCGGTCGTCGTGGCGAACGCAATGATCGCGGTGAGCGCTCTGCGGAAGGTGCACCAGCCAATACTGAGGGCGCCGCTCCACGCGAATCCAATGGTGGCAGAGGCCGTCAAGATGGTCGCAACCGCAATGGCAATAACGGCAACCGCAATCAAAACAATCCAAAGCCAGAAAATCAAGCTGCGGTAACTCCAGCCACTGAAGCTGCTCCTGGAAGCGAAGCTGCTCCAAGCGCAGAGGGCGAAGAGCGTCGTGGTCGTGGTCGCAACCGTCGCGGTCGTGGTCGTGGTCAACGTGAACGTGGTGAGCGCACAGAAAATAATGGCGAAGCAAACACAGCATCAGCACCATCTGCCGCCCCTACTTTCTCTGGTCCACCCGTAGGAATGGCTGGAGCATCTGCCTCCATGCCGATTCAAAACATTGCGCAGAGCTTTAATCCTGTTGCCCCAGCTCCTAGTGAAGTGAAAGAGCGTGCACCACGTGCACCTAGAGAGCCACGCGCACCGCGCCAAGATCAACGCCAGG of Polynucleobacter sp. AP-Nino-20-G2 contains these proteins:
- a CDS encoding Rne/Rng family ribonuclease, giving the protein MKRMLFNATQQEELRVAIVDGQKLIDIDIEAAGREQRKGNIYKGVITRIEPSLEACFVNYGEERHGFLPFKEVARTYFKEGIDVRNASIKDALREGQEIIVQVEKEERGQKGAALTSFISLAGRYLVLMPNNPRGGGVSRRIEGEDRQELREAMSQLQVPDGMSIIARTAGIGRDATELQWDLSYLMQLWTAIDEAAKGNSAPLLIYLESSLVIRAIRDYFQPDIGEILIDTDDIYEQAAAFMSVVMPDNLPRVKRYQDDVPLFSRFQIEHQIETAYSRTVPLPSGGAIVIDHTEALVSVDVNSARATRGSDIEETATRTNLEAADEIARQARLRDLGGLIVIDFIDMESSKAQKDVENRLRDALRHDRARVQMGKISKFGLMEMSRQRLRPALSEGSHVTCPRCNGTGHIRDTESSALQVLRIIQEEAMKENTAAIHTQVPVEVAAFLLNEKRPEVIKIETRFKVNVLMIPNKHLETPHYKLERLRHDDPRLDDQKASYVMAEEAARELETDTAVSRKDADVKARPEAAVKGITPNAPAPVSQPRPARADKTTTETASTGGFFGFIKSLFSSSPAPEVKPTPSAPRGRNQNNRNGNRNRGRRGERNDRGERSAEGAPANTEGAAPRESNGGRGRQDGRNRNGNNGNRNQNNPKPENQAAVTPATEAAPGSEAAPSAEGEERRGRGRNRRGRGRGQRERGERTENNGEANTASAPSAAPTFSGPPVGMAGASASMPIQNIAQSFNPVAPAPSEVKERAPRAPREPRAPRQDQRQANAPTSTPAAQVTAAPVAVAAVEVIAKPMPELPKVAFQALEETPLHSVVQSAGMVWVATDSSKHAEAQSQIKAEPEVAILGRAPKAPVSLPDGPMVLVETGGQEKTV